The Microlunatus soli genome contains the following window.
TCAGACGGGTGATGAGCTGATCGCGCGGATGGACGCCGCCGGCGTCGACCGCGCGTGCGTGTTCCCGTTCGTCGAGGGGGTGTTCTCCAACGACGATGTCGACGATGCGCTGCAGGGTCATGAAGATCGACTGATCCCGTTCCTCGCCGTGAACCCGTGGTCTCAGCAGGAGGCCGTCGCCGAGGTGCATCGACGTGCCGACAAGGGATACCGCGGCGTCAAGCTGCACCCGACCTTGCACGGTTATCACCTCTCCGACCTCGGTTTGGTCGGACCGGTGCTGGACGCGATCCGGGAACGCGAACTGTTGATCATCGCGCACGGCGCCTCCGACCTGCGCAACGCGCCGCCGGAATTCGCCTTGGCCGCCACGGCCTACCCGGAGATCCCGTTTCTGATGGCCCACAGCGGAACGTTCTGGTCCCACGGTCAGGCGATCCGACTTGCCGCGGACATCCCCAACCTGTATCTGGAGACTGCACGGGTGCCGATCTTCGAGGCCAGCGAGTCGGTCCGGCTGCTCGGACCGGAGAAGGTCATCTGGGGAACAGATTCGCCGTATGTGAACTACACGATGGAGTTCCAGAAGATGCAGCAGGTCGCCGACTCCGATGCGGCCCGAGCACTCGTGCTGGGCGGCAACCTGCTGCGCCTGCTGCGAATGGACTGAGTCGGCTGGCTGACCTCTCACGACGCACGAGACGGATATCGAGCCCGTCGCGCGGCGTGGCCCGAGGGCGTGCGCACGGCATCCCGGAGGACTACGATCCAGCAAAGGTCAACAGCTGCAGTTCGTCGCCCAACTCTGCGCTCGCGACAAGGTCCAAACCGGCCGCGCCGGCCAGGGTCTCGTACTCGGTTCGCGTCCGTTCGCCGCCGCCGAAGACGGTGTACAGCTGCAGATCGAAGGTCAGGTCGTGGTCATGATCATCGGCTGACGGCAGTCGTTCGATCACGTGCACCGGGGCGTCGCCGGCTGCTGCGGCGACCCGACGGAGCACCGCGACGCACTCGGCGTCCGGCCAATCGTGCAGTACCTGGGCCAACAGATAATGGCCGCCTCCGGTGGGCACTGTCTCGAAAAAGCTCTGCTCGACGATCCGGACCCGGTCGATCGTGCCGCTGTCGGTGAATCGTTGCCGGGCACGGGCTGCGGTGGTCGGCAGTTCGACCAGGGTCCCGTGCGCCCGGGGCGCGCTGAGCAGCAGTCGATCCAACAGCGTTCCGGTGCCGCCACCGACGTCGATCAGTTCACCATCGGTGATCTTGAGTTGGTCGACCACCTGATCGGCCCACGCGTCCGACCAATCGGAGAGAGCGGCGTCGAAGCTCGCACCGAGTCGTTGATCATCACCGAGGGTCTGCCAGAACGAGGCACCGGTCGCCCGCTCGAAGCCTGAGCCTTCGGTACCCAGTGCATGCAGCAACCCCGGCCAACCGTCGTCCAGCCGGGCATAGCCGCTGGCGCGGTCCAGTCGCAGATGAACGAACTCCTCGGTGAGGATCGCGCCCAGTGGTGTGAGGCCGACCGCACCGATTGCCGAAAGGGTGAAGTAACCCTCGTGTGCCAGCAGCCGGATGATCTTGGTCAGCCCGCGAGGGCGGACACCGACCCGGTCGGCGAGCTGATCGATGTCGATGGTCCGATCGGCGACCAGCTCGGCGATGCCGAGGGTGACGGCCGCCCGCACCGCGTAGGGGAATGCCAGGTCGACCCGTTCCCGCAACCGCATCTGGGCCCTGGCCGACTCGTGCTGTCCCTGGCCGGCCCGCCAGTAGCCGGCGACGTCCAGGTGATCGCGGTCGATCCCGCGATCGTCACGGAACCAGCGACGGATCGGTCGCAGCATCGACGCTTCTCCGGCCGCCCACGCATAGACCCGACCCGGTAGCCAGCGAGCAGCCCGGACCGCATCCAGCACGGCATCCGGGGACGGCGTCCGGTCCCGGTGGATCCAGCTGATCTCCAGTTCGGTGCGATGCTCCAGGATCTGCTCATCGGCGGACGAGGGGACCGACACCACGGCCGTCACCGGCGTGCCGGCCGGTAGCTCCTCGATCCGCCGCGCGATCGCCGGGAGGGCTGTCTCATCGCCCACCAGGAAGAACCAGTCGATGTCATCGGGAAGCACCGTGGTGCCCCGCGGCCCGGCGACCAGGATCCGATCTCCTGGCCTCGCCGTGTCCGCCCACTCGGCGGCCGGTCCGCCCTGGTGCCGGACGAAGTCCAGCTCCAGTCGTCCGGTCGCCGGGTCGTAGCGACGTGGTGTGTAGTCCCGGGAACGGTCCAGCGCCTCGGCCGACCAGTCCAGGTGCCCGTCCTGTTGTACCGGCGTCGGTACCGGCGCACCGGGGATGATCAATTTGACGTGGTCATCGGCATTGTCGGTGTGGAAGGGGGTGATCGCGAATCCGTTGTTCTCGAAGGCTCCGAGCTGATCACCGCCGAGTACGACCCGCTGCATCGCCGGAGTCAGCCGAAACGACTCGAGGACCTCGAGTTCGCGGATGAAGATCGGGAACGACTTCTGGGTGCGACCTGGCATGGAGTCACTTCACCTTCGACGCGAGCGGACCGAGCTGGGGGACGAGATTGTTGATCGACCACTGCAGGTTGGCCGGCGTCGGCCGCGCCAGGGACCAGGCCAGCGGCGAGGTGTCGCCCTCGGGCAGCAGACCGAGGTAACGCTTGTCGCGGACGGCGGGAATGCTGGCGAACAGCCTGTTCGTCTCCATCTTCCTCCGGTCGGCCGCGCCGCCGTTGAAGTTCACCACCAGCAGATCGCTGTCCAGCAGGGAGAGTTGTTCGGTGCCGACCTGTGGCCGTTCGCCGGTGAACTTGTCGGCGTGATCGGCCGGGTCGAAGTCGAGCTCGCCGAACAGCGTCTCGCCCGGCGATCCCTTGCCGTTGTAGAACGTGATGCCGTATTCGGCGCCATAGTTGATCGCGAAGCTGATCGATGTGCCGGCGAATTCGGGATGGTCGGCCTTGGCCTGGGTGATCAGGTCACGGGTCGAGGCGATCTGTTCCTCGGCCTCGGCGGTGCGATTGAGTGCCGTCCCGATCAACCGGATCGATTGTTGCCAGTCGAACTGGGTGCTCGCCGGCTGCTTCTCGAAGGCGACCACCGGGGCGATCTGGGACAGCTTCTCGTAATGCTCCTTCAGGGCGGTGTCGGAGGTGGCGATGATCACGTCCGGGCGACTCGCGGCGACCTGCTCCAAGGGGAGTTCGCTGTCGGACCTGCCCTGATACTGCTTCTCGATCTTCGACCGGTCATCGGCGTCGATCCACGGCCACTGCAGCTGGAAGTCCGGGGCCAGGACCGGGATCACATCGAGCGACAGCACATTCTCGGTGTCGC
Protein-coding sequences here:
- a CDS encoding amidohydrolase family protein, which gives rise to MATTVDAHNHVGVRHGESQTGDELIARMDAAGVDRACVFPFVEGVFSNDDVDDALQGHEDRLIPFLAVNPWSQQEAVAEVHRRADKGYRGVKLHPTLHGYHLSDLGLVGPVLDAIRERELLIIAHGASDLRNAPPEFALAATAYPEIPFLMAHSGTFWSHGQAIRLAADIPNLYLETARVPIFEASESVRLLGPEKVIWGTDSPYVNYTMEFQKMQQVADSDAARALVLGGNLLRLLRMD
- a CDS encoding siderophore-interacting protein, with the translated sequence MPGRTQKSFPIFIRELEVLESFRLTPAMQRVVLGGDQLGAFENNGFAITPFHTDNADDHVKLIIPGAPVPTPVQQDGHLDWSAEALDRSRDYTPRRYDPATGRLELDFVRHQGGPAAEWADTARPGDRILVAGPRGTTVLPDDIDWFFLVGDETALPAIARRIEELPAGTPVTAVVSVPSSADEQILEHRTELEISWIHRDRTPSPDAVLDAVRAARWLPGRVYAWAAGEASMLRPIRRWFRDDRGIDRDHLDVAGYWRAGQGQHESARAQMRLRERVDLAFPYAVRAAVTLGIAELVADRTIDIDQLADRVGVRPRGLTKIIRLLAHEGYFTLSAIGAVGLTPLGAILTEEFVHLRLDRASGYARLDDGWPGLLHALGTEGSGFERATGASFWQTLGDDQRLGASFDAALSDWSDAWADQVVDQLKITDGELIDVGGGTGTLLDRLLLSAPRAHGTLVELPTTAARARQRFTDSGTIDRVRIVEQSFFETVPTGGGHYLLAQVLHDWPDAECVAVLRRVAAAAGDAPVHVIERLPSADDHDHDLTFDLQLYTVFGGGERTRTEYETLAGAAGLDLVASAELGDELQLLTFAGS
- a CDS encoding ABC transporter substrate-binding protein, translated to MLQSEPRRVAIAGQVGDTENVLSLDVIPVLAPDFQLQWPWIDADDRSKIEKQYQGRSDSELPLEQVAASRPDVIIATSDTALKEHYEKLSQIAPVVAFEKQPASTQFDWQQSIRLIGTALNRTAEAEEQIASTRDLITQAKADHPEFAGTSISFAINYGAEYGITFYNGKGSPGETLFGELDFDPADHADKFTGERPQVGTEQLSLLDSDLLVVNFNGGAADRRKMETNRLFASIPAVRDKRYLGLLPEGDTSPLAWSLARPTPANLQWSINNLVPQLGPLASKVK